Proteins co-encoded in one Metabacillus sp. KUDC1714 genomic window:
- a CDS encoding SDR family oxidoreductase, with protein MKFESKVILVTGSSRGIGASLARGFAREGGTVVVNYLQNKTAAEDVVSSCIDLGGDSWAIQADVTSEQAVIEMVDEIILETGKIDVVVNNAFKPFVFDPDQRKLAWQLTWEDYQGQINGAVRSTHNVCQAVIPGMKKQSQGSIINMVSNLVERPIIPYPEYTTAKSALVGYSKNLAAELGSFGIRVNCVAPGLVYPTDASRYTKEEVKEMIISQTPLRRLASPSDIEGPVLFLASKWSKFMTGQTLYVDGGLVMK; from the coding sequence ATGAAGTTTGAAAGCAAAGTAATCCTTGTTACTGGGTCAAGTCGTGGGATTGGTGCTTCCCTTGCCCGTGGATTTGCCAGAGAAGGAGGTACGGTTGTTGTAAACTATTTGCAAAATAAAACAGCTGCTGAGGATGTTGTTTCTTCATGTATTGATCTTGGCGGAGATTCCTGGGCAATCCAAGCCGATGTCACGTCAGAGCAAGCTGTTATTGAGATGGTAGATGAAATCATCCTAGAAACTGGGAAAATTGATGTGGTCGTAAACAATGCGTTTAAACCATTTGTGTTTGATCCAGATCAACGTAAGTTGGCGTGGCAATTAACTTGGGAGGATTATCAAGGACAGATCAATGGAGCAGTTCGCTCTACCCATAACGTTTGTCAAGCTGTTATACCTGGAATGAAAAAACAAAGCCAAGGGAGCATAATCAATATGGTAAGTAATTTAGTAGAAAGACCAATTATTCCATATCCAGAGTATACAACAGCGAAATCAGCTCTAGTAGGTTATAGTAAAAATTTAGCAGCAGAACTAGGGTCCTTCGGAATTCGCGTGAATTGTGTTGCTCCAGGCCTCGTTTATCCGACTGATGCAAGCCGCTATACGAAGGAAGAAGTAAAAGAAATGATTATCTCTCAAACTCCGTTAAGACGACTAGCATCTCCAAGTGATATAGAAGGACCTGTCTTATTTTTAGCATCAAAATGGAGCAAGTTTATGACAGGCCAGACGCTTTATGTAGATGGCGGACTTGTCATGAAGTGA
- a CDS encoding Glu/Leu/Phe/Val family dehydrogenase, giving the protein MKAPAPVNRHHTEKPEHKQSESLDLLCSTQSIIKAAVKRLGYTEEMYELLKEPLRVITVRIPVRMDDGSIKIFTGYRSQHNDSVGPTKGGVRFHPEVNEEEVKALSIWMSLKCGITNLPYGGGKGGIICDPRNMSFGELERLSRGYVRAISQIVGPTKDIPAPDVYTNSQIMAWMMDEYSRLREFDSPGFITGKPLVLGGSQGRETATARGVTICIEEAVKKKGISLQGARIIVQGFGNAGSFLAKFMYDAGAKVIGISDANGALYDLDGLDIPYLLDRRDSFGTVTNLFSDVITNQELLEKECDILVPAAISNQITAQNADRIKAKIVVEAANGPTTLEATKILDSKEVLLVPDILASAGGVTVSYFEWVQNNQGYYWSEEEVSRKLRKVMVDSFDAIYSMSQSHKVDMRLAAYMVGIRKHAEASHYRGWV; this is encoded by the coding sequence ATGAAAGCGCCAGCCCCTGTAAATCGTCATCACACTGAAAAACCAGAGCATAAGCAAAGTGAATCCCTGGATCTATTATGTTCAACACAATCAATCATAAAAGCTGCAGTAAAAAGGTTAGGGTATACCGAGGAGATGTATGAATTATTAAAAGAACCACTTAGAGTGATCACGGTGCGTATTCCTGTACGCATGGATGACGGTTCAATTAAAATTTTTACAGGTTACCGTTCTCAGCATAATGATTCAGTAGGCCCAACAAAAGGCGGTGTTCGTTTCCATCCAGAAGTCAATGAAGAGGAGGTAAAAGCATTATCGATTTGGATGAGTCTAAAGTGTGGGATTACAAATCTTCCTTATGGCGGTGGAAAGGGTGGGATTATCTGTGACCCAAGGAATATGTCGTTTGGCGAACTTGAGAGGTTAAGTCGTGGATATGTTCGTGCAATTAGCCAAATAGTTGGCCCGACTAAAGATATTCCGGCACCAGATGTATATACAAACTCGCAAATTATGGCATGGATGATGGATGAGTATAGTCGCCTTCGTGAATTTGATTCCCCAGGCTTTATTACTGGAAAGCCGCTTGTGTTAGGTGGCTCACAAGGTCGTGAGACAGCAACTGCTCGTGGTGTAACAATCTGCATTGAAGAGGCAGTCAAGAAAAAGGGAATTAGCTTACAAGGAGCACGCATTATTGTTCAAGGCTTTGGAAATGCAGGAAGCTTCTTGGCAAAATTCATGTATGATGCTGGAGCGAAAGTAATTGGTATTTCAGATGCAAATGGTGCTCTTTATGATTTAGATGGACTTGATATTCCTTATTTACTTGATCGTCGTGATAGTTTTGGGACAGTGACGAATTTGTTCTCTGATGTTATCACGAATCAGGAATTACTAGAAAAGGAATGTGACATTCTTGTCCCTGCTGCTATCTCTAATCAGATTACGGCACAAAATGCAGATCGTATAAAAGCAAAGATCGTAGTGGAAGCAGCAAATGGACCCACAACCCTAGAAGCAACAAAAATTTTAGATAGTAAAGAAGTTCTCCTTGTACCTGATATCCTAGCAAGTGCGGGTGGTGTAACTGTCTCTTACTTTGAATGGGTTCAAAATAATCAAGGATATTATTGGTCAGAGGAAGAGGTTTCAAGGAAACTTCGAAAAGTAATGGTTGATTCATTTGATGCGATTTATTCTATGTCACAGTCGCATAAAGTTGATATGCGATTAGCAGCATATATGGTAGGCATAAGAAAACACGCTGAAGCTTCACATTATCGGGGATGGGTATAG
- a CDS encoding ABC transporter permease, with protein sequence MKSYRFYSFLLFLCLIIGWEFAASSMSELVLPAPSVVLVVLWEGLTTGYLLPHIYRTTLEVCLGLFFGTALGLLTGILMGEVDFLRRILLPYVIATQAVPKLALAPLFILWFGFGMTSKVVITALICFFPLLENTITSIQQTESNKKELFRVLDATRWQTLIHLKIPAGLPGIMAGFRVAVVLAIVGAVVGEFIGGSEGLGAMIVASQGMMDTPLMFAVLILLTALGMILYEFVNIIEKWFLRPYTKEKKR encoded by the coding sequence ATGAAGAGCTATCGTTTTTATTCATTTCTCCTATTCCTTTGTTTGATCATTGGTTGGGAGTTTGCGGCAAGCTCGATGTCAGAGTTAGTTTTACCAGCGCCTTCCGTTGTTCTTGTTGTCCTATGGGAAGGATTAACAACTGGGTATTTATTGCCACATATCTATCGAACAACTCTGGAAGTCTGTCTCGGCCTATTTTTCGGAACTGCTTTAGGTCTTCTAACAGGTATTTTAATGGGGGAAGTTGACTTTTTACGTCGGATTCTACTCCCATATGTTATCGCGACTCAAGCTGTTCCGAAGTTAGCCCTGGCACCATTGTTTATTTTATGGTTTGGATTCGGGATGACATCAAAGGTTGTGATTACAGCACTTATTTGTTTTTTTCCCTTACTTGAAAATACGATTACGTCTATTCAACAGACAGAATCAAACAAGAAAGAGTTGTTTCGTGTATTAGACGCAACGCGATGGCAAACATTGATCCATCTTAAAATCCCAGCCGGTTTGCCAGGGATTATGGCAGGATTTCGTGTCGCAGTTGTATTAGCTATTGTCGGGGCAGTGGTTGGTGAATTTATTGGTGGGAGTGAAGGGTTAGGAGCGATGATTGTTGCTTCTCAAGGAATGATGGATACGCCACTTATGTTTGCTGTACTTATCTTACTTACTGCTCTAGGAATGATTCTATATGAGTTCGTGAACATAATAGAAAAATGGTTTTTAAGACCATATACAAAGGAGAAAAAAAGATGA
- a CDS encoding ABC transporter ATP-binding protein: MSFLVIDGVTYSYENKKQIIKDTTWKIKEGEFHSLLGRSGCGKTTLLKIASGLLQPDQGAVFLQGEKVFKPSPEVGFVFQAPTLLEWKTVIDNVLLPISLKRKPTIEECERASSILKIMKLDDYHTHYPTELSGGQQSRVAIARALIKNPSMLFLDEPFAALDAMTREELQDDLLTLCQNHMITVLFITHDISEAVYLSDHVAVMIDGQIAYDLKVTLPKTRKGENRYSSTFNALCLTVRNVMNGGMT; this comes from the coding sequence ATGAGTTTTTTGGTTATAGACGGAGTGACATATAGCTACGAGAATAAAAAACAGATTATCAAAGATACTACTTGGAAAATAAAAGAAGGAGAATTTCATAGCTTATTAGGTAGAAGTGGCTGTGGGAAGACAACCTTATTAAAAATTGCTTCAGGACTTTTGCAACCCGACCAAGGAGCAGTATTTTTACAAGGTGAGAAAGTATTTAAGCCATCCCCTGAGGTTGGGTTTGTTTTCCAAGCCCCTACTTTATTGGAGTGGAAGACAGTCATTGACAATGTCCTCTTGCCTATTTCACTTAAAAGAAAGCCAACGATAGAGGAATGTGAAAGAGCAAGCTCTATATTAAAAATAATGAAGCTTGATGATTACCACACACACTATCCAACAGAGCTTTCGGGTGGGCAGCAAAGTAGGGTTGCGATAGCACGTGCTCTTATTAAAAATCCATCCATGTTATTTTTGGACGAGCCCTTTGCTGCACTTGACGCGATGACAAGAGAGGAACTACAGGACGATCTGTTAACTCTTTGTCAAAACCATATGATAACCGTGCTGTTTATTACACACGATATTTCAGAAGCGGTTTACTTATCTGATCATGTTGCAGTAATGATAGATGGCCAAATTGCTTATGATCTCAAGGTGACATTACCAAAGACACGTAAGGGTGAGAATAGATATAGTTCAACCTTTAACGCACTTTGTTTAACTGTACGAAATGTTATGAATGGAGGAATGACATGA
- a CDS encoding APH(3') family aminoglycoside O-phosphotransferase: MTLTKLVNGYTWEQITIGLSESKTFLLKTNNHNQYLKIQSIKTIENLQDEKNRLEWLQGKLPVPKVLHYEKDEENEYLLLSEIKGKDASNQFYENNLPQLMKLLAIGVKMMHGISIKDCPFNEKLEKKVEEARRRVKNGLVDEEDFDEKRSGKTAKQLFQDLIIKKPVNEELVFTHGDYCLPNIIMDNDKVSGFIDMGRAGVADRHQDLALAIRSIRYNFGEEMVPFFLNEYGYEADETKIEYYQLLDEFY; the protein is encoded by the coding sequence ATGACATTAACGAAATTAGTTAATGGCTACACATGGGAGCAGATAACGATCGGGCTCTCTGAATCGAAAACCTTCCTTTTGAAAACCAATAACCACAATCAATATTTAAAGATACAATCGATCAAGACAATTGAAAATCTACAAGATGAAAAGAATCGCTTAGAGTGGTTACAGGGGAAGCTCCCTGTACCAAAGGTTCTTCATTATGAAAAAGATGAAGAAAATGAATACCTATTACTTTCAGAAATAAAAGGAAAAGATGCCTCCAACCAATTCTATGAAAACAACTTACCGCAGTTAATGAAATTGTTGGCTATAGGTGTGAAAATGATGCATGGGATAAGCATCAAAGACTGCCCTTTTAATGAGAAATTAGAGAAAAAAGTAGAAGAAGCGAGGCGGAGAGTTAAGAATGGGCTTGTGGATGAAGAAGATTTTGATGAGAAAAGAAGTGGTAAAACAGCCAAGCAACTTTTTCAGGACCTTATCATAAAGAAACCTGTAAATGAGGAATTGGTCTTTACTCATGGCGACTATTGTCTTCCAAATATCATAATGGACAATGATAAAGTCAGTGGCTTTATTGATATGGGGCGAGCTGGAGTTGCTGATAGACATCAGGACTTGGCTTTGGCAATAAGAAGTATAAGGTATAATTTTGGCGAAGAGATGGTTCCTTTTTTTCTAAATGAGTATGGTTATGAAGCTGATGAGACAAAAATCGAATATTATCAACTTTTAGATGAGTTTTATTGA
- the thiE gene encoding thiamine phosphate synthase, protein MTRIAKKDMRDLLRLYFIMGSNNCQSDPKHVLEQAIKGGISLFQFREKGNAAFSGEEKYHFAKELQSICKKHMIPFIVNDDVELALALNADGVHIGQDDESAEAVRRKIGDKILGVSTHNLLEVEKAIAEGADYVGIGPIYSTETKVDAKAAQGTKLILEVRNKGINVPIVGIGGITSENAAPVMKSGGNGVSVITTISLSADPAKSARELKELIDSLG, encoded by the coding sequence TTGACTAGAATTGCAAAAAAAGATATGCGTGATTTGCTTCGATTATATTTTATAATGGGCAGTAATAATTGCCAATCGGACCCTAAACACGTGCTAGAACAAGCAATCAAAGGTGGAATTTCGTTATTCCAGTTTAGAGAAAAAGGAAACGCTGCTTTTTCTGGTGAAGAAAAGTACCACTTTGCCAAGGAATTACAAAGCATTTGCAAAAAACATATGATTCCATTCATAGTTAACGATGATGTGGAGTTAGCCTTAGCACTTAATGCAGATGGTGTTCATATCGGTCAAGATGATGAATCAGCAGAAGCAGTCAGACGAAAGATTGGGGACAAAATTCTTGGGGTTTCTACTCATAATCTGTTAGAAGTTGAAAAAGCAATTGCCGAAGGAGCAGATTATGTAGGAATTGGTCCTATCTATTCCACGGAAACAAAAGTGGATGCGAAAGCTGCTCAAGGTACGAAGCTAATTCTAGAGGTTCGAAACAAGGGTATAAATGTTCCTATCGTTGGGATTGGTGGGATTACCTCAGAAAATGCAGCTCCTGTAATGAAAAGTGGGGGTAACGGTGTATCAGTCATTACAACGATTAGTCTTTCAGCAGACCCAGCAAAAAGTGCTAGAGAACTGAAAGAATTAATTGACTCACTAGGTTAA
- a CDS encoding LuxE/PaaK family acyltransferase has product MTHEIVDSVLQFLKNESTSDIAFNDQALRLFNYQYKHNLPFQMYCRQKGKTPRMVKTWKDIPAVPINAFKDLTLSCEDPEKAEDIFMTSGTTKGVRGKHFHPTLQVYDNSMLINFNARFMNGYESIRTGILFPTEAEMSNSSLSHYLALAFKHYGTSESRYFVNNEGLQVEQLLAELREVEELGEPYALLGATFSFVHLFEELQTRGKSFNLPKGSRILDTGGFKNKSKELELGAFYTQLSTLLGVEKSNCINMYGMTELSTQFYDSGNEVVPSLKSGPHWIRTRVVNPLTGGEVAKGERGVLVHCDLANFNSVTTILTEDLGIEKEAGFLLLGRVQGAEAKGCSIAVDEFIRAAKGSSL; this is encoded by the coding sequence TTGACACACGAAATCGTTGATAGCGTACTTCAATTTCTAAAGAATGAATCCACTTCTGATATAGCTTTTAATGATCAGGCATTGCGTCTATTCAATTACCAATATAAACATAATCTACCATTTCAAATGTATTGTCGCCAAAAAGGGAAAACACCAAGAATGGTCAAAACGTGGAAGGATATTCCTGCAGTACCGATCAATGCGTTTAAAGATTTAACCTTAAGTTGTGAAGACCCAGAAAAAGCTGAAGATATTTTTATGACAAGTGGAACAACAAAGGGAGTTAGGGGGAAGCATTTCCATCCAACGCTACAGGTTTATGACAACTCAATGCTTATTAATTTTAATGCGCGATTCATGAATGGATATGAGAGCATAAGAACGGGAATTCTCTTTCCGACTGAAGCTGAGATGTCTAATTCTTCGTTGTCTCATTACTTAGCATTAGCTTTTAAACACTACGGGACCAGTGAAAGTCGTTATTTTGTTAATAATGAGGGATTACAGGTTGAACAGTTGTTAGCAGAACTGAGAGAAGTTGAAGAGCTTGGTGAACCATATGCGCTATTAGGGGCAACCTTTAGCTTTGTTCATTTATTTGAAGAATTACAAACTCGGGGAAAATCTTTCAACTTACCAAAAGGAAGCAGAATTTTGGATACGGGTGGTTTTAAAAATAAGTCAAAGGAACTTGAATTAGGAGCATTTTATACACAACTATCAACATTATTAGGTGTTGAAAAGTCAAATTGTATCAATATGTATGGAATGACAGAACTAAGTACTCAATTCTACGATTCTGGTAATGAAGTAGTTCCATCTTTAAAGTCAGGTCCACATTGGATTAGAACTAGGGTTGTGAATCCATTGACTGGGGGAGAGGTTGCAAAAGGAGAACGCGGCGTTCTTGTACATTGTGATTTAGCGAATTTTAATTCTGTGACAACGATTTTAACTGAGGATTTGGGAATTGAGAAAGAGGCTGGTTTCCTATTATTAGGCAGGGTGCAGGGAGCAGAAGCGAAGGGTTGCTCGATCGCTGTTGATGAATTTATACGAGCTGCAAAAGGGTCTTCATTATGA
- a CDS encoding ABC transporter substrate-binding protein, whose translation MRFRLVCMVVLIGLLTLLTACNQDSTLKKETPPKEKTNENIRVASWSQPITEQTNLLVDEEKHFFEEQGLNMTFIPGAGGGDAIKNILSRKADIAFTDPGSLFFALDKGEKLRVIYNIYPQNVFNIVSLKEKNITKPEDLKGKTIGVYSLSSGTRQNLLVLLHEAGLTEEDVKIVETGLLNFAPLMQGQVDATAATDTGLYTGKQKGLGDVNVMEVKDYLNFPSDVFVVTEETYQEKKELLQKFLIGYKNSAEWMIENPNEAATLAVKHAIDGKAEENNLEIIKIRKASSVSPTTDERGLGAFDRDVLQEAADAYQRLGLIENKLDIEGIVSEELLPKK comes from the coding sequence ATGAGATTTAGACTAGTTTGTATGGTTGTTTTAATAGGCTTACTTACATTATTAACTGCATGTAATCAAGATTCAACTTTAAAAAAAGAAACACCACCAAAAGAAAAAACAAACGAGAATATTCGTGTGGCTAGCTGGAGTCAACCGATTACTGAACAAACTAACCTATTAGTTGATGAAGAGAAACATTTTTTCGAGGAACAAGGGCTAAATATGACATTTATTCCAGGTGCTGGTGGAGGGGATGCGATAAAAAATATCCTTTCTAGGAAAGCCGATATTGCCTTTACAGATCCTGGTTCGCTTTTCTTTGCTTTAGACAAAGGCGAAAAACTGAGAGTAATCTACAATATTTATCCGCAAAACGTCTTTAATATCGTGTCATTAAAAGAAAAAAACATCACAAAACCAGAAGACTTAAAAGGGAAAACCATCGGAGTATATAGTCTCTCGAGTGGTACAAGGCAAAATCTACTGGTACTGTTACACGAAGCTGGCTTAACCGAAGAGGATGTTAAAATTGTTGAAACAGGTCTGTTGAATTTTGCGCCATTAATGCAAGGCCAAGTCGATGCAACAGCTGCTACAGACACAGGTCTTTATACTGGTAAACAAAAGGGCCTTGGAGATGTAAATGTGATGGAGGTAAAAGATTACTTGAATTTTCCAAGTGATGTATTTGTTGTGACTGAGGAGACATATCAGGAGAAAAAAGAGCTTTTGCAAAAGTTTTTAATAGGATATAAGAATAGTGCTGAATGGATGATAGAAAACCCAAATGAAGCAGCAACACTGGCTGTTAAACATGCAATTGATGGTAAGGCCGAAGAAAATAATTTAGAGATCATTAAAATCCGAAAAGCATCAAGCGTCTCTCCGACAACAGATGAAAGAGGCCTTGGTGCTTTTGATCGTGATGTCCTTCAAGAAGCGGCAGATGCGTATCAAAGATTAGGCTTGATTGAGAATAAACTAGATATTGAAGGGATTGTAAGTGAAGAACTTCTTCCAAAGAAATAA
- the thiD gene encoding bifunctional hydroxymethylpyrimidine kinase/phosphomethylpyrimidine kinase, with translation MAINKALTIAGSDSGGGAGIQADLKTFQELNVFGMSVITAVTAQNTLGVHGVYPLSVEAVINQIEAIGTDLGTNAVKTGMLFSSEIIEAVSNCIKKFKWENVIVDPVMIAKGGASLLQNEAVTALKKHLLPLAMVITPNIPEAEVLADMSIHTLDDRMEAAKRLHQLGTKYVIIKGGHGEEEELIDLLYNGEEFSYFTGKRITTKNTHGTGCTFAAAVTAEIAKGNSVQGAVEIAKSFIQAAIEYDLELGNGHGPTNHWAYQKREHSTIRQ, from the coding sequence ATGGCGATTAATAAGGCACTAACAATTGCGGGTTCAGATAGTGGTGGAGGTGCTGGAATCCAAGCTGATTTGAAAACCTTTCAAGAATTAAATGTGTTTGGAATGTCGGTAATTACTGCTGTTACTGCACAAAATACGCTTGGTGTTCATGGCGTATATCCTCTATCTGTCGAAGCGGTCATAAATCAAATAGAAGCAATCGGAACAGATCTTGGAACCAATGCAGTAAAAACAGGAATGCTGTTTAGTAGTGAAATTATAGAGGCAGTCTCAAATTGTATAAAAAAATTCAAATGGGAAAATGTTATTGTTGATCCCGTTATGATTGCAAAGGGTGGAGCATCATTACTTCAAAATGAAGCAGTAACCGCGTTGAAAAAACATCTGTTACCGCTTGCTATGGTGATTACACCTAACATTCCCGAAGCTGAAGTGTTAGCAGATATGAGTATTCATACATTGGATGATCGAATGGAAGCTGCAAAAAGGCTTCATCAGCTAGGTACTAAATATGTCATCATTAAAGGCGGACATGGTGAAGAGGAAGAATTAATAGACCTTTTATATAACGGTGAAGAGTTTTCCTATTTTACAGGTAAACGAATAACTACGAAAAATACACATGGAACAGGATGTACGTTTGCAGCAGCTGTTACCGCAGAGATCGCAAAAGGAAACTCAGTTCAAGGTGCGGTTGAAATAGCTAAAAGCTTTATCCAGGCTGCAATTGAATATGATTTAGAACTTGGAAATGGTCATGGTCCAACAAATCACTGGGCGTATCAAAAGCGAGAACACTCCACGATTCGTCAGTAA
- a CDS encoding acyl-CoA reductase produces MMEIAGYLPAIEGEEFAFKTLTFEAKDEKLAVQVPVLTKEQMDKITERIKIASANVLKSLTITEIVQVIDRVIEQLLDRTNPYRQKAEQLLPIITGYDEELVRLGLTAYLKTFRKQNLQRFLVEDFGNPLLIDDFQPRSKRGYSKAIGPNLIVQIWAGNVPALPLWSLISSLLVKSGSIGKVPSAEPLFAGWFAKMIVDVEPKLADCMAVVWWKGGDEEKERHLFQQADVVLAYGGNESLDSIKSRVPITTRFLPFGHKISFGIVSKMSLDSRKSWKTIHHAAYDVIRYDQQGCYSPHVFYVQKGGNVSPREFARLLAHELEGFEKRYPRRALSVEEGASMAEWRQSEELSMYINREKEVLGEVSGAWTVVYADKEGELVPSCLNRVIKVTEINELTEVIPYIDTHRAYLQTVGIASTPNELFALSDLLGKAGVTRITGLGSMTSPEAGWHHDGRCNLLDLVNMVDIEHSAEEYAESLASYVD; encoded by the coding sequence ATGATGGAAATAGCAGGCTATCTTCCAGCAATTGAAGGTGAGGAGTTTGCATTTAAAACCTTAACATTTGAAGCGAAAGATGAAAAGCTGGCTGTTCAGGTCCCTGTTCTGACAAAAGAACAAATGGATAAAATTACTGAGAGAATAAAAATAGCTAGCGCAAATGTATTAAAATCACTTACCATTACTGAAATTGTTCAAGTGATAGATCGTGTGATTGAACAACTTCTTGATAGGACAAATCCGTATCGTCAAAAGGCAGAACAGCTTTTGCCTATTATTACAGGCTATGATGAAGAGTTGGTTAGACTAGGATTAACTGCTTATTTAAAAACATTTCGCAAGCAAAATCTACAGCGATTTCTCGTAGAAGATTTCGGGAATCCTTTGCTTATTGACGATTTTCAACCGAGATCTAAAAGGGGATATTCGAAAGCAATTGGTCCGAACCTAATCGTTCAAATATGGGCGGGAAATGTACCAGCTCTACCTTTATGGAGTCTGATTTCTAGTCTTCTAGTTAAATCAGGATCAATTGGAAAGGTACCGAGTGCTGAACCACTATTCGCAGGTTGGTTTGCCAAAATGATAGTAGACGTTGAACCGAAATTGGCTGATTGTATGGCGGTGGTCTGGTGGAAGGGCGGGGACGAAGAAAAGGAGAGACATCTGTTTCAACAGGCAGATGTTGTACTTGCTTATGGTGGAAATGAATCCTTAGATTCTATTAAGAGTCGAGTTCCTATAACAACCCGTTTCTTGCCATTCGGACATAAAATTAGTTTCGGGATTGTTTCAAAGATGAGTCTGGACTCTCGTAAATCATGGAAAACGATCCATCATGCCGCATATGATGTGATTCGCTATGATCAGCAGGGCTGTTATTCCCCACATGTCTTTTATGTGCAAAAGGGTGGGAATGTTTCTCCAAGGGAGTTTGCTAGATTGTTGGCACATGAGTTGGAGGGCTTTGAAAAAAGATATCCTCGTCGGGCTCTATCTGTCGAAGAAGGAGCGAGTATGGCTGAGTGGAGACAAAGTGAAGAGCTTAGTATGTATATAAATCGTGAAAAGGAAGTCTTAGGTGAAGTAAGTGGTGCATGGACAGTTGTGTATGCGGATAAGGAAGGAGAGCTTGTACCTAGTTGTTTAAATAGAGTGATCAAAGTGACCGAAATAAACGAGCTTACTGAGGTTATTCCATATATAGATACGCATAGAGCTTATTTACAAACAGTGGGTATAGCTAGTACCCCAAATGAACTTTTTGCTCTTTCTGATTTATTGGGGAAAGCAGGTGTAACACGCATTACAGGGTTAGGTTCTATGACTTCACCTGAGGCGGGATGGCATCATGATGGTCGTTGTAATTTACTGGATCTTGTCAATATGGTTGATATTGAACATAGTGCAGAAGAGTATGCAGAAAGTCTCGCTTCTTATGTAGATTAG
- the thiM gene encoding hydroxyethylthiazole kinase, whose translation MSNEQIVNTLEKVRQQNPLVHNITNVVVTNFTANGLLALGASPVMAYAKEEVADMAKIAGALVLNIGTLTQAEIEAMLIAGKSANEHNVPVIFDPVGAGATPFRTETARRIVGELSISILRGNAAEIANVIGEEWTIKGVDAGEGTGNTIELAQTAASKLNITVIITGKDDVVTDGQNTYIVHNGHSILTKVTGTGCLLSSVIGAFAAVEKDSLHASVAALTTYGVAAEIAANQIEEAGPGSFQIEFLNQLSNVSSEDIRELGKITQL comes from the coding sequence ATGAGTAATGAGCAAATCGTGAATACATTGGAAAAAGTGAGACAGCAAAATCCGCTTGTCCATAATATAACGAATGTAGTGGTAACAAACTTTACTGCAAACGGTCTTTTAGCATTAGGAGCATCACCTGTAATGGCATATGCAAAGGAAGAAGTTGCAGATATGGCAAAGATTGCAGGGGCACTCGTTTTGAATATTGGTACATTAACACAGGCAGAAATTGAGGCAATGCTGATCGCAGGAAAATCGGCAAATGAGCATAACGTACCGGTCATTTTCGATCCTGTTGGTGCAGGTGCGACACCTTTTCGAACAGAAACAGCACGACGTATTGTAGGGGAACTATCAATTTCAATCCTTAGAGGAAATGCCGCAGAAATCGCTAATGTCATTGGTGAAGAATGGACTATTAAGGGCGTGGATGCTGGAGAAGGAACGGGGAATACGATTGAATTAGCACAAACAGCTGCAAGTAAGCTAAATATTACAGTTATTATTACCGGGAAGGATGATGTGGTTACAGATGGGCAAAACACATATATCGTTCACAATGGCCACTCCATTTTAACTAAAGTAACTGGAACTGGGTGTTTACTAAGTTCCGTAATCGGTGCCTTTGCAGCTGTAGAAAAAGACTCACTACATGCATCTGTTGCAGCTCTTACAACGTATGGTGTTGCTGCTGAGATTGCTGCAAATCAAATAGAAGAAGCAGGTCCGGGGAGCTTTCAAATTGAATTTTTAAATCAATTATCCAACGTTTCTTCTGAAGATATAAGGGAGCTTGGCAAGATCACTCAACTGTAA